One Nonomuraea angiospora DNA segment encodes these proteins:
- a CDS encoding FadR/GntR family transcriptional regulator, protein MATVPRPARPSRAVEAQEGVKDLIVRRGLVAGDPLPTESELMEELRVSRNSIREALKALQAVGIVDIRHGFGMFVGRMSLAGLVDELTFHSRITLQDGKNHLANLIEIREILESGLVERLIELGPEADLTPVADVIARMEAEAPAGPVSPETDRLFHDLLYRPLGNPLVSQLLGAFWDVYYQLRDKLGAPDESPGDVVRRHRDIYTAVLAGDRGAAVAAVHAHFEGVRNRVARIGG, encoded by the coding sequence ATGGCCACAGTCCCGCGTCCGGCGCGGCCGAGCCGTGCCGTCGAGGCCCAGGAGGGCGTCAAGGACCTGATCGTCCGGCGTGGGCTGGTGGCCGGAGACCCCCTGCCGACCGAGTCGGAGCTCATGGAGGAGCTGCGGGTCAGCCGCAACTCGATCAGGGAGGCGCTCAAGGCCCTGCAGGCGGTCGGCATCGTGGACATCCGCCACGGCTTCGGCATGTTCGTGGGCCGCATGTCGCTGGCGGGGCTGGTGGACGAGCTGACCTTCCACAGCCGCATCACGCTGCAGGACGGCAAGAACCACCTGGCCAACCTGATCGAGATCCGCGAGATCCTGGAGAGCGGCCTCGTCGAGCGCCTCATCGAGCTGGGCCCCGAGGCCGACCTGACGCCGGTCGCAGACGTCATCGCCAGGATGGAGGCCGAGGCGCCCGCCGGGCCCGTCTCCCCCGAGACCGACCGCCTCTTCCACGACCTCCTCTACCGCCCGCTCGGCAACCCGCTGGTGAGCCAGCTCCTGGGGGCGTTCTGGGACGTCTACTACCAGCTGCGCGACAAGCTGGGCGCGCCCGACGAGTCGCCGGGCGACGTGGTCAGGCGCCATCGCGACATCTACACGGCCGTGCTGGCCGGCGACCGGGGCGCGGCCGTGGCCGCCGTACACGCCCATTTCGAGGGCGTACGCAACCGCGTGGCCAGGATCGGCGGCTAG
- a CDS encoding nucleoside deaminase, producing MTRDEERLLRRAIELAAEARAGGNPPFGSLLAGSDGSILVEERNSSLTDRDITAHPELKLARWAARELDPSAAATTTMYTSCQPCGMCAGAIARSGLGRVVYALSGEQLDGLKPPGSAFVDPPAEGPALYDEARVPVEGYYA from the coding sequence GTGACCCGCGACGAAGAGAGACTCCTGCGCCGCGCCATCGAGCTGGCCGCGGAGGCCCGCGCTGGCGGCAACCCGCCGTTCGGCTCGCTGCTGGCGGGGTCGGACGGCTCGATCCTGGTCGAGGAGCGCAACAGCTCGCTCACCGACCGCGACATCACCGCGCACCCGGAGCTGAAGCTGGCCCGCTGGGCCGCCCGCGAGCTCGATCCCTCGGCCGCGGCCACGACCACGATGTACACCAGCTGCCAGCCGTGCGGGATGTGCGCGGGGGCCATCGCCCGTTCGGGCCTGGGCCGCGTCGTCTACGCGCTGTCCGGCGAGCAGCTCGACGGCCTCAAGCCGCCGGGCAGCGCCTTCGTGGACCCGCCCGCCGAAGGCCCGGCCCTGTACGACGAGGCGCGCGTACCCGTTGAGGGCTACTACGCCTGA
- a CDS encoding NAD(P)-dependent malic enzyme, whose product MTTEITAPAISLATLLDQDPAFRLHEGGKLETRPSVQVRDAGDLSLAYTPGVARVCTAIAERPELADDYTWRSNVVAVVTDGTAVLGLGDIGPTAAMPVMEGKSLLFKQFGGVDSVPICLDCTDVDELVETIARMAPSFGGINLEDISAPRCFEVERRLKERLDIPVFHDDQHGTAIVVLAALRNAARLTGRRLWDLRAVVAGAGASGLAVTSMLLKAGIAEVIVSDSKGVIHQGRDDLNTYKALIATCTNQSGHTGTTEEAMAGADVFIGLSGSTVSERAIASMAPGSIVFALSNPEPEIHPGIALEHAAVVATGRSDFPNQINNVLAFPGVFRGALSARAVQITENMKMAAAHALSGVIEEELSVERIIPEPFDPRVVPAVAAAVADQARRDGVARLRGL is encoded by the coding sequence ATGACCACCGAAATCACCGCGCCGGCCATCAGCCTCGCCACGCTTCTCGACCAGGACCCGGCCTTCCGCCTGCACGAGGGCGGCAAATTGGAGACGCGCCCGTCGGTGCAGGTGCGCGACGCCGGCGACCTGTCGCTCGCGTACACGCCGGGGGTGGCCCGCGTGTGCACGGCCATCGCCGAGCGGCCCGAGCTGGCCGACGACTACACCTGGCGGTCCAACGTGGTCGCCGTGGTCACCGACGGCACCGCCGTGCTCGGGCTCGGCGACATCGGCCCCACCGCGGCCATGCCGGTCATGGAGGGCAAGTCGCTGCTGTTCAAGCAGTTCGGGGGCGTGGACTCGGTGCCCATCTGCCTGGACTGCACGGACGTCGACGAGCTGGTGGAGACGATCGCCCGGATGGCCCCGTCCTTCGGCGGCATCAACCTCGAGGACATCAGCGCCCCGCGCTGCTTCGAGGTGGAGCGCCGGCTCAAGGAGCGGCTGGACATCCCGGTCTTCCACGACGACCAGCACGGCACGGCGATCGTGGTGCTGGCCGCGCTGCGCAACGCCGCGCGGCTGACCGGGCGGCGGCTGTGGGACCTGCGGGCCGTCGTGGCCGGCGCGGGCGCCTCCGGGCTCGCGGTCACCAGCATGCTGCTCAAGGCCGGCATCGCCGAGGTCATCGTGTCCGACAGCAAGGGCGTGATCCACCAGGGCCGCGACGACCTCAACACGTACAAGGCCCTGATCGCGACCTGCACGAACCAGTCGGGCCACACCGGCACGACCGAGGAGGCCATGGCGGGGGCGGACGTCTTCATCGGCCTGTCGGGCTCGACGGTCAGCGAGCGGGCCATCGCGTCGATGGCGCCGGGCTCCATCGTGTTCGCGCTGTCCAACCCCGAGCCGGAGATCCACCCGGGGATCGCGCTGGAGCACGCCGCCGTCGTGGCCACCGGGCGCAGCGACTTCCCCAACCAGATCAACAACGTGCTCGCCTTCCCCGGCGTGTTCCGGGGCGCCCTGTCGGCGCGGGCCGTTCAGATCACCGAGAACATGAAGATGGCCGCCGCGCACGCCCTGTCGGGCGTGATCGAGGAGGAGCTGTCGGTTGAGCGGATCATCCCGGAGCCGTTCGATCCCCGGGTGGTGCCCGCGGTCGCCGCGGCGGTGGCCGACCAGGCCCGCCGTGACGGCGTGGCCCGCCTGCGCGGCCTCTGA
- a CDS encoding HD domain-containing protein, which produces MEIFTSWSSWAQAEGPVSKALPPGTTESLRDAVAFARAQHGVQQRPTGRPYVEHLLEALEVAVVGAELADRDVLVAIVLHDVLEDTPCTEAEIARRFGAGVAELVRWVTRPRGVAKVDYLSSLVQAPLHAVFVKLADRVSNVQELQRMPWRFQRRYYLETVAYIMPLAGAHPWFARWFGEWRTRWHPRVERLSAY; this is translated from the coding sequence ATGGAGATCTTCACGAGCTGGTCGTCCTGGGCGCAGGCGGAGGGCCCTGTGAGCAAGGCGCTCCCGCCGGGGACCACGGAGTCCCTGCGTGACGCGGTGGCCTTCGCCCGCGCGCAGCACGGGGTGCAGCAGCGGCCGACCGGGCGCCCGTACGTGGAGCATCTGCTCGAGGCGCTGGAGGTGGCCGTGGTCGGCGCCGAGCTGGCCGACCGGGACGTGCTCGTGGCGATCGTGCTGCACGACGTGCTGGAGGACACGCCGTGCACCGAGGCGGAGATCGCGCGCCGGTTCGGCGCCGGCGTGGCCGAGCTCGTGCGGTGGGTGACCAGGCCGCGCGGGGTCGCGAAGGTCGACTACCTGAGCTCCCTGGTGCAGGCGCCGCTGCACGCGGTGTTCGTGAAGCTGGCCGACCGGGTGAGCAACGTGCAGGAGCTGCAGCGGATGCCGTGGCGGTTCCAGCGGCGCTACTACCTGGAGACCGTGGCCTACATCATGCCGCTGGCCGGTGCCCACCCCTGGTTCGCCAGGTGGTTCGGGGAGTGGCGCACGCGCTGGCATCCCCGCGTGGAGCGGCTCAGCGCGTACTAG
- a CDS encoding ABC transporter substrate-binding protein → MSSEFSRRDFLRYSGATGAAAFVAATLSACSGGPASTGSVGAGSNKDLITAVIGYGNDQSWDPTQTASAFAMAGINHIYEGLLDTDPITREPYPALATALPTDLNATSWKFTLRDGAKWHDGQPVTADDVVFTFERILGPDNVLTGNFFKSWLQEVKKVDDRNVELVFKFPFPDAAPRLTIAKIMPKHVFSQAGAWDKAKSGMTMGSGPYKQTAHNPKSNTSFEAFDGYNGPRPATVKKMNWLTIVDAAARVAKISGGSAEAQIADNIPYANVDQLKQQGLTVEGGKGMNHMFLMFNTGAKPFDDVRVRQALHYAIDKQKMIDVALKGHGTASSSFLNEGHPDHKRASVVYDHDPEKAKALLAEAGVKNLTINLMAVNVSWIADCLPTIAASWEAIGVKTTLEPQDTAALFAKMDQFQDYQVVAAASNPNQFGMDADLILHYNYVPGGLWMKYSHWDGTADAKKLFTMMDEAGKETDKAQRTELIHKYLDFVAEQAILYPVVHNELMTAWDPKKLSGIRAQPYPGINLLQAKRT, encoded by the coding sequence GTGAGCTCTGAGTTCAGCCGCCGCGACTTCCTGCGTTACAGCGGGGCCACAGGCGCGGCGGCGTTCGTCGCTGCGACGCTCTCCGCGTGTTCCGGCGGTCCGGCCTCGACCGGATCGGTCGGCGCCGGATCCAACAAGGACCTGATCACCGCCGTCATCGGGTACGGCAACGACCAGAGCTGGGATCCGACGCAGACCGCGTCGGCGTTCGCGATGGCGGGGATCAACCACATCTACGAGGGGCTGCTCGACACCGACCCGATCACGCGCGAGCCGTACCCGGCCCTGGCCACCGCGCTGCCCACCGACCTGAACGCGACCTCCTGGAAGTTCACGCTCAGGGACGGGGCCAAGTGGCACGACGGCCAGCCGGTCACGGCCGACGACGTGGTCTTCACCTTCGAGCGGATCCTGGGCCCCGACAACGTCCTGACCGGCAACTTCTTCAAGTCCTGGCTCCAGGAGGTGAAGAAGGTCGATGACAGGAACGTCGAGCTGGTCTTCAAGTTCCCCTTCCCCGACGCCGCGCCCCGGCTGACCATCGCCAAGATCATGCCCAAGCACGTCTTCAGCCAGGCGGGCGCGTGGGACAAGGCCAAGAGCGGCATGACGATGGGCTCGGGCCCGTACAAGCAGACCGCGCACAACCCCAAGTCCAACACCTCCTTCGAGGCGTTCGACGGCTACAACGGCCCGCGCCCGGCCACGGTCAAGAAGATGAACTGGCTGACGATCGTGGACGCCGCCGCCCGCGTGGCCAAGATCTCCGGCGGCTCGGCCGAGGCGCAGATCGCCGACAACATCCCGTACGCCAACGTCGACCAGCTCAAGCAGCAGGGCCTCACGGTCGAGGGCGGCAAGGGCATGAACCACATGTTCCTGATGTTCAACACGGGCGCCAAGCCCTTCGACGACGTACGGGTGCGCCAGGCCCTGCACTACGCGATCGACAAGCAGAAGATGATCGACGTGGCGCTCAAGGGCCACGGCACGGCCTCCAGCTCCTTCCTCAACGAGGGCCACCCCGACCACAAGCGGGCCTCGGTCGTCTACGACCACGACCCCGAGAAGGCCAAGGCGCTGCTGGCCGAGGCCGGGGTCAAGAACCTCACGATCAACCTCATGGCCGTGAACGTGAGCTGGATCGCGGACTGCCTGCCCACCATCGCCGCCTCCTGGGAGGCCATCGGCGTCAAGACCACGCTGGAGCCGCAGGACACGGCCGCGCTGTTCGCCAAGATGGACCAGTTCCAGGACTATCAGGTGGTCGCCGCCGCCTCCAACCCCAACCAGTTCGGCATGGACGCCGACCTGATCCTGCACTACAACTACGTGCCCGGTGGCCTGTGGATGAAGTACAGCCACTGGGACGGCACCGCGGACGCCAAGAAGCTGTTCACGATGATGGACGAGGCCGGCAAGGAGACCGACAAGGCCCAGCGGACCGAACTTATCCACAAATATCTGGACTTTGTGGCTGAGCAGGCCATCCTCTACCCCGTCGTCCACAACGAGCTGATGACCGCCTGGGACCCGAAGAAGCTGTCCGGCATCCGCGCCCAGCCCTACCCCGGCATCAACCTGCTGCAGGCCAAGAGGACATGA
- a CDS encoding DUF4429 domain-containing protein, which translates to MAEIAVADGSWTFNGEFLRIVPGSDKGVHELRRTLGEIVVPLEAIASMAFEPSRKGGHVRMRLRKGADPLSDAVAGLLGPPADPYRLSVPKSRAGAAEYFADEVRDTLLVYQTPTAACDDYLLAGPSVPVSATAGDGTALFDGERVRLEWTGFASTEKEKAGPQEFPLADVAGVEWKPQSGMGYGTLRFRVKGEGPAQPPQKDLHCVSWGIQRFGGTTALVAAAVLARLPREAELPPPPPPVSDDVHDAVLRRLGELGELHRSGVLTDEEFAAAKQAMIRRLQET; encoded by the coding sequence ATGGCCGAGATCGCCGTCGCCGACGGCTCGTGGACGTTCAACGGCGAGTTCCTGCGCATTGTCCCCGGAAGCGACAAGGGCGTGCACGAGCTGCGCAGGACGCTGGGCGAGATCGTGGTGCCGCTGGAGGCGATCGCGAGCATGGCGTTCGAGCCGTCGCGCAAGGGCGGCCACGTGCGGATGCGGCTGCGCAAAGGGGCCGACCCGCTCTCCGACGCGGTGGCGGGGCTGCTCGGCCCGCCCGCCGACCCGTACCGGCTGAGCGTCCCCAAGAGCCGCGCCGGCGCGGCCGAATACTTCGCCGACGAGGTCCGCGACACCCTGCTCGTCTACCAGACGCCCACCGCCGCCTGCGACGACTACCTCCTGGCCGGGCCCTCCGTGCCCGTCTCGGCCACGGCGGGCGACGGCACCGCGCTCTTCGACGGGGAGCGGGTGCGGCTGGAGTGGACCGGGTTCGCGAGCACGGAGAAGGAGAAGGCGGGGCCGCAGGAGTTCCCGCTGGCGGACGTGGCAGGCGTGGAGTGGAAGCCGCAGTCCGGCATGGGCTACGGCACGCTGCGCTTCCGCGTCAAGGGCGAGGGGCCCGCGCAGCCGCCGCAGAAGGACCTCCACTGCGTGTCGTGGGGCATCCAGCGCTTCGGCGGCACCACCGCCCTGGTCGCCGCGGCCGTGCTCGCCCGGCTGCCGAGGGAGGCCGAGCTGCCGCCGCCTCCCCCGCCCGTCTCCGACGACGTGCACGACGCGGTCCTGCGCCGCCTGGGGGAGCTCGGGGAGCTGCACCGCTCCGGGGTGCTGACCGACGAGGAGTTCGCGGCGGCCAAGCAGGCCATGATCCGCCGCCTCCAGGAGACGTGA